The genomic DNA ACGCGGCGTCGGGGGAGTCGAACTCGAAGTAGCCGCCCAGCATGCGCATGTCCGGCGGGCCGTCGGGCGTGCCATGGCGCAGCCCATGCTCGCCGTCTGGCGCGGGCATGCGGTGGGGGTCCATGAACACCGGCGCCGCCGGTTGCTCCATGCCCGACAAGGTGAACCCCGGTGTCGCGGGCAAAAGCACGAAGTCGCCCGCTTCCAGCGCCACGGGCTCTTGCCCCGCGAGGGCGAGCACGCACTGTCCCTCCAGCATGGTGCAAAAGCTCGGGCTGCCGAACTCGCCATAGCGCACGGCCCAGGGCCCCGCGCCGCTGATCAGCTTGGAGAAAACGGCGCGCGGCCGCAGCAGAGCGATGACCTGCGCGAGGGGATCGACCACGGTCGGACTCCTGCAAAAGAAAATCAGACTTTAGATTGTAGTTAATCCGACTCCGGCCCGATATCGTTGCACCACTTTCCATCGCAACCCATCCACGGAGTTTCACCATGAAGACCATCCTGATCACCGGCTGCTCGTCCGGCTACGGCCTTGCCACCGCCCGCCACTTCCACGCCCAGGGCTGGAACGTGATCGCCAGCATGCGCACCCCGCGCACCGACCTGCTGCCGCCATCGGACCGCCTGCGCATCCTGCCGCTGGACGTGACCCGGTCCGACAGCATCGCCCAGGCGCTGCAGACCGCAGGCCCCATCGACGTGCTGGTGAACAACGCGGGCCTGGGCCTGTTCGGCGCCTTCGAGGCCACGCCCATGGCCACGGTGCGCGACATCTTCGACACCAACACCTTCGGCACCATGGCGGTGACCCAGGCCGTGCTGCCGCAGATGCGCGACCGGCGCGCGGGCCTGGTGGTCAACGTCACGTCCAGCGCCACCCTGGCACCCATGCCGCTCGTGGCCGCCTACACCGCCAGCAAGACCGCCATCGAGGGGTTCACCGCCTCGCTGGCCTTCGAGCTGGAGGCCTTTGGCGTCCGCGTGAAACTCGTGGAGCCCGGCTATGCGCCCACCACGCAGTTCACCGCCAATGGCGCCGAG from Acidovorax sp. A79 includes the following:
- a CDS encoding SDR family oxidoreductase, with the translated sequence MKTILITGCSSGYGLATARHFHAQGWNVIASMRTPRTDLLPPSDRLRILPLDVTRSDSIAQALQTAGPIDVLVNNAGLGLFGAFEATPMATVRDIFDTNTFGTMAVTQAVLPQMRDRRAGLVVNVTSSATLAPMPLVAAYTASKTAIEGFTASLAFELEAFGVRVKLVEPGYAPTTQFTANGAERMQGLIPPAYAPCAQSVFAALGQPAAVTTEQDVAEAVWAAVNDASARLRYAAGADAVALAGAHGAGTLAH